The following coding sequences lie in one Paenibacillus durus ATCC 35681 genomic window:
- a CDS encoding response regulator, protein MYKLILAEDEADVREGIIGQIDWERYGFEVVDQAENGKEAAELVDRLLPDVVVTDIQMPFMNGLQLAEYIRSRYPGTKIIILTGYDEFEYAQRAIKLQIDEYILKPFSSQELVDVLLKVKGALDSEIAEKENIHVLREHYRKSLPVLREQFLSSLVSRRLRPEEIAVKSREYGISLSGDWFQPSVISLDYIREPEALGPDHPVSLRDTGDRNLQLFAVLNIADEICGKHGVGRVFIHRDDLVMLSSRSGTDESEITGRTLAILEEIRQNVQRFLKLTVTIGAGTVCRTPELLFHSFADALQALDYRLILGNNRVIWIEDVESRTSRLPVYDELTEQSLIRTVKLGTAQELAEIINELFGTLDGSQVTANEYRIFLLEIITSILRMAKESGGETNELFGSGIMSLTDMNKFNNMEDAKQWIIDICTRLMNHIALERQSSYKQLVEQAKDFIKSHYQETDISIGKVCQHLHISTGYFSSIFKKETKMTFVNYLLQIRLEAAKELLRTTELKAFEIAEKIGFADPNYFSFCFRKKFGQSPKEYKNGARGG, encoded by the coding sequence TTGTACAAATTGATTTTGGCTGAAGATGAAGCGGATGTCAGAGAGGGGATTATTGGGCAGATCGACTGGGAACGCTACGGCTTTGAGGTAGTGGACCAGGCGGAGAACGGCAAAGAAGCGGCGGAGCTCGTTGACCGGCTGCTGCCCGACGTCGTCGTTACCGATATTCAGATGCCGTTTATGAACGGATTGCAGCTCGCTGAATATATCCGCAGCCGTTACCCGGGCACCAAAATCATTATTTTGACGGGCTATGACGAATTCGAGTATGCGCAGCGCGCCATCAAGCTGCAAATTGATGAATATATTTTGAAACCGTTCTCTTCTCAGGAACTGGTCGATGTGCTGCTGAAGGTCAAGGGAGCCCTTGATTCGGAAATCGCCGAAAAGGAAAACATTCATGTGCTCAGGGAACATTACCGCAAAAGTCTGCCGGTACTGCGTGAACAGTTTCTTTCCTCGCTCGTGTCGCGCAGACTGCGGCCGGAAGAGATTGCGGTGAAGAGCAGAGAGTACGGCATTTCTCTCTCCGGAGACTGGTTTCAGCCCTCTGTTATCAGTCTGGACTATATTCGCGAACCGGAAGCTTTGGGCCCGGATCATCCGGTCTCCCTGCGCGATACCGGCGACCGCAATCTTCAGCTGTTCGCCGTACTTAACATTGCCGATGAAATTTGCGGAAAGCACGGCGTCGGCAGAGTGTTTATCCACCGCGACGATCTGGTCATGCTGTCTTCCCGCTCGGGAACGGATGAAAGCGAGATTACCGGCAGGACTCTGGCCATTCTGGAGGAAATCCGCCAGAACGTGCAGCGATTTCTTAAGCTGACCGTCACCATCGGCGCGGGAACGGTCTGCCGGACGCCGGAGCTGCTGTTCCACTCGTTCGCGGATGCGCTTCAGGCGCTGGATTACCGGCTTATCCTCGGCAACAACCGGGTGATCTGGATTGAAGACGTCGAGTCACGGACCAGCCGCCTGCCCGTCTATGACGAATTGACCGAGCAGTCGCTTATCCGGACAGTCAAGCTGGGTACCGCACAGGAGCTGGCGGAGATCATCAATGAATTGTTCGGAACGCTTGACGGAAGTCAGGTGACCGCGAACGAATACCGCATTTTTCTGCTGGAGATTATCACCTCCATTTTGCGGATGGCCAAAGAGTCTGGAGGCGAGACGAACGAGTTGTTCGGCTCTGGCATCATGTCCCTGACGGATATGAACAAATTCAACAATATGGAGGATGCGAAGCAGTGGATTATCGATATCTGCACCCGGCTGATGAACCATATCGCCCTGGAGCGGCAGTCCAGCTACAAGCAACTGGTCGAGCAGGCGAAAGATTTTATCAAGAGCCACTACCAGGAAACCGATATTTCGATCGGCAAGGTGTGCCAGCATTTGCATATCAGCACCGGGTATTTCAGCAGCATTTTTAAAAAAGAAACCAAAATGACGTTCGTGAACTATCTCCTGCAAATCCGGCTTGAAGCGGCCAAGGAGCTGCTGCGCACGACGGAGCTAAAGGCTTTTGAAATCGCGGAAAAAATCGGCTTTGCCGATCCGAACTATTTCAGCTTCTGCTTCCGGAAGAAATTCGGCCAGTCGCCCAAAGAATACAAGAACGGCGCCAGAGGGGGCTAA
- a CDS encoding GNAT family N-acetyltransferase: protein MDSSTQAPVLQIRNIDMNDLETITALLRGFGYPTTLNVMKERLEAVQNDPACCSLVAEMDGQTVGMIELRQVISYCKGQESVAELTAIIVEESLRRNGLGKRLIAAGEDWARSRQLKQIFLCSGNRAERAPARAFYRHLGFEQNGYRFCKSLL from the coding sequence ATGGACAGTAGTACTCAGGCACCGGTACTGCAGATTCGCAACATCGATATGAACGATCTGGAGACAATTACGGCACTGCTGAGAGGATTCGGCTATCCGACAACCCTTAACGTGATGAAAGAGAGACTGGAGGCCGTACAGAATGACCCGGCCTGCTGCTCGCTTGTCGCTGAAATGGACGGCCAAACGGTTGGAATGATTGAACTCCGGCAGGTGATCTCCTATTGCAAGGGGCAGGAATCTGTCGCCGAGCTTACAGCTATTATTGTCGAGGAATCGCTCAGAAGAAACGGGCTTGGCAAACGGCTGATAGCCGCCGGAGAAGATTGGGCGCGCAGCCGTCAGCTCAAGCAGATTTTCCTTTGCAGCGGCAATCGCGCCGAACGCGCGCCGGCACGCGCTTTTTACCGCCATCTCGGATTTGAGCAGAACGGTTACCGCTTTTGCAAATCGCTGTTATAA
- the purT gene encoding formate-dependent phosphoribosylglycinamide formyltransferase codes for MWGSPYSACSRKLLLLGSGELGKEVIIEAQRLGVETVAVDRYDGAPAMGVAHRSYVLDMLDGEALKELIRTEKPDVIVPEIEAIATDALLELEEEGFHVVPTARAAKLTMDREGIRRLAAEKLGFPTADYRFADSLEELRQAVQELGTPCVIKPIMSSSGKGQSVCRKQGDADSCWNTALEGARAKGTRVIVESFVVFESEITLLTVRSSSGTVFCPPIGHIQKDGDYVESWQPHEMTEEQLAQAQRIARNVTDELGGYGIFGVELFLTREGVLFSEVSPRPHDTGMVTMVTQDLSEFALHVRAVLGFPLEPVELLSPGASATLKAGKDVVGQAYAVTGLNEALRLPRTQVRVFGKPEVRPGRRMAVALSAADNVEKARATAKEAASLLKVEVCKNGQ; via the coding sequence ATGTGGGGATCTCCCTATTCTGCTTGCAGCCGCAAGCTGCTGCTGCTGGGCAGCGGAGAATTGGGCAAGGAAGTGATCATTGAAGCCCAGCGATTGGGCGTAGAGACGGTAGCCGTAGACCGTTACGACGGCGCTCCCGCAATGGGGGTTGCCCACCGTTCCTATGTGCTTGATATGCTGGATGGAGAAGCGCTTAAGGAGCTGATCCGCACCGAGAAGCCCGATGTTATCGTTCCGGAGATTGAAGCTATTGCCACGGACGCTCTTTTGGAATTGGAAGAAGAAGGATTTCATGTCGTACCGACCGCGCGCGCAGCCAAGCTGACTATGGACCGGGAAGGCATCCGCCGGCTCGCTGCTGAGAAACTTGGTTTTCCTACGGCGGATTACCGGTTCGCGGACAGTCTTGAAGAGCTTCGGCAGGCGGTGCAGGAGCTGGGAACGCCGTGCGTGATCAAGCCGATTATGAGCTCCTCCGGCAAAGGACAGAGTGTCTGCCGGAAACAAGGGGATGCGGACAGCTGCTGGAACACGGCCCTGGAGGGAGCCAGAGCCAAAGGAACACGGGTCATTGTGGAATCTTTCGTCGTCTTCGAGAGCGAGATTACGCTGTTGACCGTTCGCTCTTCCTCCGGGACGGTGTTCTGTCCGCCGATCGGGCATATCCAGAAGGATGGGGACTATGTGGAATCCTGGCAGCCGCATGAAATGACGGAAGAACAGCTTGCCCAGGCGCAGAGAATCGCGCGTAACGTAACGGACGAGCTTGGCGGTTACGGCATCTTTGGCGTTGAGCTGTTCCTGACGCGGGAAGGCGTTCTGTTTAGTGAAGTAAGCCCTAGACCGCATGACACCGGAATGGTGACGATGGTTACTCAGGATTTGTCGGAGTTTGCTTTGCACGTCAGAGCAGTTCTCGGTTTCCCGCTTGAGCCGGTTGAATTGTTGTCACCGGGAGCGTCGGCGACGCTTAAGGCCGGGAAAGATGTTGTCGGACAGGCTTATGCTGTTACCGGACTGAATGAAGCGCTGCGGCTTCCCCGCACGCAGGTCCGTGTATTCGGCAAACCGGAGGTCCGCCCGGGACGGCGGATGGCGGTCGCGCTAAGTGCGGCCGATAATGTGGAGAAAGCGCGGGCGACAGCCAAAGAGGCGGCGTCACTGCTAAAAGTGGAGGTATGCAAGAATGGACAGTAG